Within the Leisingera thetidis genome, the region GGCGTGCCGCTGGCCATGGCGGGGGCTGGCGCGGCCTACCAGGGGCCGCCCCGGCTGGTGCAGGTGACGGCAGAGGGCCTGCGCCTGAACGGCACCCCGGCGGCTGCGGGCGCATTGGCTGAGCGCCTGGCTCCGCTGACCCGCGCGATGTCGGACACGGTCATTCTGCAGCCGGACGCCAGCGCCTCGCTGCAGCATCTGATGGATGCCGCCGGGCTGCTGACCGAGGCCGGCTTCACCGGCCTGGTGGTGATGGAGTGAACGGCATGGATTTCTCCTCTCCGAAGACGCGGCAGGCGGGCGAGCCGGTCCTGCCGATGATCAATGTGGTCTTCCTGCTGCTGATCTTCTTCCTGCTGTCCTCGCAGATCGCCCCGCGGGCGCCCTTTGCGGTGACCCCGCCCAGGCTGGAGACCGGCGAGGCTTCTGCGCCGGAGGCGGTGCTTTTCATGGCCGCCGACGGCCGGCTGCATTTCTCCGGAGCTCAGGACAGTGACGCCCTGGCCGCCGTCGCGGCGCAGGCTGCAGAGCTCGGAACCCTCACCCTGCGAGCCGATGCCGAAGTGCCCGCGCGTGCAGTTGCGGCGCTGATCGCCCGGCTGCGGGAGGCCGGGATCACCGCTGTCGCCCTGACCGGAACCGGGGCCGGCTCATGACCCGCCGCGCCCTGTTTCCCGGCTGCCTGGCCGCCGCCGCCGCGCTGCATGCGCTGCCGTTTCTGGCCATGCCTGACGGCGGAACCAGGGCAGAGGGGGCTGGCGGCAGCGGCACCGGGCAGATCAGTCTGACTGCAGCCTCTGCGGCCTTGGCGCAGCAGGTTTCGCAATGGACCCGCCCGCCGGAGATCCGCGCCGCCCTGTCACCGCAGGCGCCGGCCCGGGCCGCGCCGCAGCCTGCCGTCCCGGCAGCACCAGCGCCGGCAGCTGCCCCCGCCCGGCCGGTGGCTGCCAGCACGCCCGCACGCGCCGCCGCTCCCGTGGCGGATGCCGCCCCTGCCCGCCCTGCCCCGCCGCCTCCTCCGGTGGCCCTTGCCCCGGCACCCGCACCGGCATCTGTGAACGTGCAGGAGCAGGCCGCCGGCAGCGGCCAGCGGCAGGCCAAGGGCGGCGACGGGGCGGAGGCGGCCAGCACCGGCGAAGCCGCCCGCGCCGCCAGCCTCAAGCACCGCTGGGGCGCGGCCATCCTGTCCCGCATCGAACGGCAGAAACGCCAGCCGCGCGGCGGCGGCAAGGGCACCGTGCGGCTGGTGCTGAAGGTCTCCACCCTGGGCGGCCTGATCGCCGTCTCGGTGACCCAGAGCTCCGGCAGTGCGGCGCTGGATCAGGCCGCAATGCACGCGGTGAAGAAGGCCCGCCTGCCGCGCGCGCCCAAGGCGCTGGCACAGGGCATCTACAGCTTCAGCTTCAGAACCACTTTCACCGGCTGACCGGGGCTGCGCCGCCGCAGAACCCTGCTGCCCTGCAGCATCATAAGGCCGGCCTGGCGGAATTCCTCCGCTTCGGGACGTTTCTGGCGGTTGACTCTGCCGCACCCCCTGAGACACCCTGTCAATTGCTGCACGTGCAGCAATAGATTATGTCGGGACCCGGAGGATACGGGAAAGATTCTTGCGCGGAGGATTCTGCATCACCTGCGCGGCACTGTCCCGGAAGACCTGAATTGATGGCAGAGGACCAGAAATCAATGACCAATGTTGTAATCGCATCCGCCGCGCGCACCGCCGTCGGCTCCTTTGGCGGCTCGTTCGCCAATACCCCGGCCCACGACCTGGGCGCCGCCGTGCTGGAAGCCGTGGTGGAACGCGCCGGTGTGGACAAATCCGAAGTGTCCGAAACCATCCTGGGCCAGGTGCTGACCGCCGCCCAGGGCCAGAACCCGGCCCGCCAGGCCCATATCAATGCCGGCCTGCCCAAGGAAAGCGCCGCCTGGGGCATCAACCAGGTCTGCGGCTCGGGACTGCGCGCGGTGGCACTGGGCGCCCAGCACATCCAGCTCGGCGATGCCTCCATCGTCGCGGCCGGCGGCCAGGAGAACATGACCCTCAGCCCCCATGCCGCGCATCTGCGCGCGGGCCACAAGATGGGCGACATGAAATACATCGACACGATGATCCGCGACGGGCTGTGGGACGCGTTCAACGGCTACCACATGGGCCAGACCGCCGAAAACGTGGCCGAGCAGTGGCAGATCTCCCGCGACATGCAGGATGAATTCGCCGTCGCCTCGCAGAACAAGGCCGAAGCCGCCCAGAAAGCGGGCAAATTCGCCGATGAGATCGCCGCCTTCACCGTCAAGCACCGCAAGGGCGAGACCGTGGTCGACCAGGATGAATACATCCGCCACGGCGCCACCATGGAAGCGATGCAGAAGCTGCGCCCGGCCTTCACCAAGGACGGCTCGGTCACTGCGGCCAATGCCTCGGGCCTGAACGACGGCGCTGCCGCCACCCTGCTGATGAGCGCCGATGAGGCCGAACGCCGCGGCATCGAGCCGCTGGCCCGCATCGCATCTTATGCCACCGCCGGCCTGGACCCGGCGATCATGGGCGTGGGCCCGGTCTATGCCTCGCGCAAGGCGCTGGAAAAGGCCGGCTGGTCGGTCAACGACCTGGACCTGGTGGAAGCCAACGAAGCCTTTGCCGCCCAGGCCTGCGCGGTGAACAAGGACATGGGCTGGGATCCGTCGATCGTCAACGTGAACGGCGGCGCCATCGCCATCGGCCACCCGATCGGCGCCTCGGGCTGCCGGGTGCTGAACACGCTTCTGTTCGAAATGAAGCGCCGCGGCGCCAAGAAGGGCCTCGCCACCCTGTGCATCGGCGGCGGCATGGGTGTCGCGATGTGCGTCGAACGCCCATAAAACCGGCAACAGACCGCAAAATGAGGAGGACGCCCCCGTGGCGTCCTTTTTCTTTTACATGGCGGGCCTATACTGCAGGTGCGACAATTTTTTCGCGGCATCGCAGAATTTTGCCGCGCAATATTGTTGCGCTTGCATACCGAAAACTGTAGCAAGATTACCAAGATACTATTACTGGAGGATTCTTGAATGGCACGTACTGCACTCGTCACCGGCGGTTCCCGCGGCATCGGCGCAGCAATCTCGCAGGCGCTGAAAGCGCAGGGCTGCACGGTGGCGGCGACCTATGCCGGCAATGACGAAGCCGCGGCAAAATTCACCGAGGAAACCGGCATCAAGACCTACAAGTGGAACGTCGGCAGCTATGAGGACAGCGCCGCCGGCATCGCCAAGGTCGAAGAAGAGCTGGGCCCGATCGACATCGTGGTCGCCAATGCCGGCATCACCCGCGACGCGCCGTTCCACAAGATGACGCCGCAGCAGTGGCAGGAGGTGATCGACACCAACCTGACCGGCGTGTTCAACACCGTGCACCCGGTCTGGCCCGGCATGCGCGAGCGCAAGTTCGGCCGCGTCATCGTGATCTCCTCGATCAACGGCCAGAAGGGCCAGTTCGCGCAGGTGAACTATGCCGCGACCAAGGCCGGCGATCTGGGCATCGTGAAATCGCTGGCCCAGGAAGGCGCGCGCGCCGGCATCACCGCCAACGCGATCTGCCCCGGCTATATCGCCACCGAGATGGTGATGGCGGTGCCGGAAAAAGTGCGTGAATCGATCATCGGCCAGATCCCGGCCGGCCGTCTGGGCGAGCCGGAAGAGATTGCCCGCTGCGTGGCCTTCCTGGCCTCCGACGAGTCGGGCTTCATCAACGGCTCGACGATCTCCGCCAACGGCGCCCAGTTCTTTGTCTGAACCGGGCATCGTCCAGGCGCTTCCCTCAGCCTGAACGGCAAGGGCCGGTCCATCTGGACCGGCCCTTTTCCTATCCCGTAAGTGCCTTGCGCGCCTAGGCCCAGCGGGAAACCCTGGGGCGGAGGGCTGGCACCGGCTTCTTGCCGAACAGCCGGGTCCACACCAGTTTCAGCATCCGGCCACGTTCGGCATGGGCGCGGGCCATGGCAGACTTCACGGCGGCATCAGCAGAATATTCCAGCATTTCAGGCCTCCTTTTCGGATCAGTATCCTTTACCTGCATCCAATATGAGAACTTCCGCGAAAACGCGCAAACGAGACTTTTCAGACCTTCAGTTAAGCTGTACTTGTGTGAAATGCCTGACCGCCTGCCGCCCCTCACCGCTTTGCGCGCCTTTGACGCCGCGGCCCGCCACATGTCCTTTGCCAAGGCGGCGGAGGAGCTGAACGTGACGCCTGCGGCGCTGTCCTTTCAGATCAAATCGCTGGAGGAGCATCTGGGCCAGCCGCTGTTCCGCCGCCTGAACCGCGCGGTGGAGCTGACCGAGGCGGGCCGGACGCTGGCCCCCGGTGCCGATGAAGGGTTCCGCATTCTGAGCCAGGCCTGGCAAAACGCCCGGCGGCTTCTGGACGAGACCACGCTCACCGTCACGGCCGGCCCCGCGCTGACGGCCAAGTGGCTGGCGCCGCGGCTGTTCGAATTTGCCCGCACCCACCCGGAGATCGAGCTGCGGCTCTCCGCCTCTCTCAGGGTGGTGGATTTGCGCCGCGGCGACGTGGATGTGGCCATCCGGTTCGGCGTCTCGGATGATGCGGGGCTTGCGTCTTACGGCACCCGGCCCGATTGGCTGACACCGGTGATGACGCCGGAGCTGCACGAGCAGTTCCCCACCCCGGAGGCGCTGACGAGCGCGCCGCTGATCTTTGACGATTCCCTCGGCAAGGTGGCGCCGGGCTGCGACTGGCCGGCCTGGTTTCAGGCGGCGGGGGTTGCGTTCACCCCCGGCAGCGGCACCCATTTCTCCGCCCCCGATCACGCCATCGACGCCGCCTGCGCGGGCCTTGGCGTTGCGTTGGGACGGCGGCCGCTGATCATCAAGGACGTGCAGGAAGGGCGGCTGGCGGCGCCTTTCAAAATCGCCATCCAGTCAGAGGCGCGGTTCCGCTTCCTGTGCCTGCCGGAGGCCAAGGACCGCCCGCAGATCGCCGCGTTCCGCGACTGGTTCTTTGCGGAAATCGAAAGAACCGCGCATATGTGGGACGATTTCAAAATCATTCCGATCAGGGATCTTCAAACTCCATGACCAGAACCCGTGCAACTGCCATCGGCTTTACCGCTGTCCTGTTGTGGTCGCTGCTGGCGCTTCTGACCGTCGGGTCCGAGCCTGCCCCGCCGCTGCTGCTGAATGCGCTGTGCTTCAGCATCGGCGGCACACTGGGCCTGATCTGGACCGCCGCCGCGGGCAAGCTGGGGCAGCTGCGGCACGTTCCGGTCAGGGTCTATGCCTTTGGCGCGCTTGGCCTGTTCGGCTATCACGCGCTGTATTTCTCGGCGCTGCGCCTTGCCCCCGCGGCCGAGGCCGGTCTGATCGCCTATCTGTGGCCCCTGCTGATCGTGCTGCTCTCCGGCCTGCTGCCCGGCGAGCGGCTGAAAGC harbors:
- a CDS encoding ExbD/TolR family protein; protein product: MALAFGPPRSRKRLSLAPMIDVVFLLLVFFMLASQFGRDHGVPLAMAGAGAAYQGPPRLVQVTAEGLRLNGTPAAAGALAERLAPLTRAMSDTVILQPDASASLQHLMDAAGLLTEAGFTGLVVME
- a CDS encoding biopolymer transporter ExbD; this encodes MDFSSPKTRQAGEPVLPMINVVFLLLIFFLLSSQIAPRAPFAVTPPRLETGEASAPEAVLFMAADGRLHFSGAQDSDALAAVAAQAAELGTLTLRADAEVPARAVAALIARLREAGITAVALTGTGAGS
- a CDS encoding energy transducer TonB family protein, whose amino-acid sequence is MTRRALFPGCLAAAAALHALPFLAMPDGGTRAEGAGGSGTGQISLTAASAALAQQVSQWTRPPEIRAALSPQAPARAAPQPAVPAAPAPAAAPARPVAASTPARAAAPVADAAPARPAPPPPPVALAPAPAPASVNVQEQAAGSGQRQAKGGDGAEAASTGEAARAASLKHRWGAAILSRIERQKRQPRGGGKGTVRLVLKVSTLGGLIAVSVTQSSGSAALDQAAMHAVKKARLPRAPKALAQGIYSFSFRTTFTG
- a CDS encoding acetyl-CoA C-acetyltransferase; translated protein: MTNVVIASAARTAVGSFGGSFANTPAHDLGAAVLEAVVERAGVDKSEVSETILGQVLTAAQGQNPARQAHINAGLPKESAAWGINQVCGSGLRAVALGAQHIQLGDASIVAAGGQENMTLSPHAAHLRAGHKMGDMKYIDTMIRDGLWDAFNGYHMGQTAENVAEQWQISRDMQDEFAVASQNKAEAAQKAGKFADEIAAFTVKHRKGETVVDQDEYIRHGATMEAMQKLRPAFTKDGSVTAANASGLNDGAAATLLMSADEAERRGIEPLARIASYATAGLDPAIMGVGPVYASRKALEKAGWSVNDLDLVEANEAFAAQACAVNKDMGWDPSIVNVNGGAIAIGHPIGASGCRVLNTLLFEMKRRGAKKGLATLCIGGGMGVAMCVERP
- the phbB gene encoding acetoacetyl-CoA reductase: MARTALVTGGSRGIGAAISQALKAQGCTVAATYAGNDEAAAKFTEETGIKTYKWNVGSYEDSAAGIAKVEEELGPIDIVVANAGITRDAPFHKMTPQQWQEVIDTNLTGVFNTVHPVWPGMRERKFGRVIVISSINGQKGQFAQVNYAATKAGDLGIVKSLAQEGARAGITANAICPGYIATEMVMAVPEKVRESIIGQIPAGRLGEPEEIARCVAFLASDESGFINGSTISANGAQFFV
- a CDS encoding transcriptional regulator GcvA, with translation MPDRLPPLTALRAFDAAARHMSFAKAAEELNVTPAALSFQIKSLEEHLGQPLFRRLNRAVELTEAGRTLAPGADEGFRILSQAWQNARRLLDETTLTVTAGPALTAKWLAPRLFEFARTHPEIELRLSASLRVVDLRRGDVDVAIRFGVSDDAGLASYGTRPDWLTPVMTPELHEQFPTPEALTSAPLIFDDSLGKVAPGCDWPAWFQAAGVAFTPGSGTHFSAPDHAIDAACAGLGVALGRRPLIIKDVQEGRLAAPFKIAIQSEARFRFLCLPEAKDRPQIAAFRDWFFAEIERTAHMWDDFKIIPIRDLQTP